A single window of Aspergillus oryzae RIB40 DNA, chromosome 8 DNA harbors:
- a CDS encoding uncharacterized protein (predicted protein) — protein MLEDTSLESPRPRAECSSQMEPGGKTEIGAWTANVSSCLDRSSKHYVPSSPPNHLEPAHSHGDVHNDTTDRPQSPVRNPNERQINSDQSVRLDTDPTEVQVADEAAVEVNGSETESAPCAEQITLKALLEKIRQEKGTDQVDILSVCFGEPGVDLNVHIQGDFTVTLLI, from the exons ATGCTGGAGGACACATCACTCGAATCCCCTCGTCCGCGGGCCGAATGCAGCAGTCAGATGGAGCCGGGCGGGAAGACCGAGATAGGAGCATGGACGGCGAACGTATCTTCTTGCTTAGATAGAAGTAGCAAGCATTACGTCCCCTCGTCCCCACCGAACCACTTGGAGCCTGCACATAGCCATGGAGATGTGCACAATGACACGACAGATAGACCACAATCCCCAGTCCGGAACCCCAACGAGCGCCAGATTAACTCGGACCAGTCTGTACGACTGGATACCGACCCCACTGAAGTCCAGGTGGCCGATGAGGCCGCTGTTGAAGTCAATGGGTCGGAGACAGAATCCGCCCCGTGCGCCGAGCAGATCACGTTGAAGGCATTGTTAGAAAAGATCCGGCAGGAAAAAGGGACTGACCAAGTGGATATACTCAGCGTGTGCTTCGGGGAGCCTGGTGTCGACCTCAATGTACACATTCAGGGCGACTTTACCGTGACCTTGTT GATCTGA
- a CDS encoding NACHT domain protein (predicted protein), which yields MPVTNTRTIKRWLEPEDLVLAKVVEATAQLAQEREESTCVWMMPYLNRFLKGKRQTLAISGNPASGKSILATVINDHLQHPVGDVSYRTIFVPISEFANDLRIYLLLTVYPDSRVLANTMPRAIAKTILSQLFDQQIGNVRLYRVLSDTYRRCQETFDPEVYDDIIWGVLENALEASRKDAKELVLIVDGVDEANGGEAALLKRLRHATHNAKSTRLILLTSQQESKTSPREGQDTVRITPELILDDISAVVRSILQGSDSFNKAPQERREIQVTRIAEASNGSFLWAKLASKQIRDEAPSNTQALVKAVDNLVNKKPTVKDFINRTLHSNVTQEAIKLVVWLATACRPLQVQELSALLSIQQDKQRITEQDKESPLHILKPVASLVFIQNNLVFLRHAKVRDSILEIFNHGNILPTIKNRNLDLAQRLLLYAKLVVPDGRELALEPLESRFTRNLIERHPLLDFALRYWIDHLRTAMGCNTDREISAAAKEIRNILPTSTTLPRLEMAVWERKETPVLVSFHDTQTRLYQSILSSKQQATLQTLLCEVSFYWSIHKAPAQGDHIFYDAIKICQELLSAQHSITMTVAQYFLEITTGQVTTSKTTTMARRIEVLHLLVESYKVVYGSTSDLFISTATQLAEHYHYIKEEHKAEEIRVSIGARHPGGPKDPIKPQLPDDSLHIHLIGRPQPTVGGSSLAIDEIETDVEVSESFEFESMLSQAEQYANAGDHKAAELIYLEIWQRTSWEYRLHRSVEWELRNVKIALAYSNFLMLQKRESEVAAILWGFWQDYEQAVSTLDEAVVSQFMQVAKLMKSVRLHAVALQVLNHCAQSISQHSSIYAELHQAIQSTSQEVIENESTVSESILEEIVFSTLTTTQFSAQATTSLINKYLSQRRWHDATQAMKRVLRSIWPALFAPSLQDVILPSKNVDYCVQLAERLSNCYRARQRLVKEENIRLRVYRAARHGRPLGDRLRDRATIAILRFYERSSKTDELINIHQEVLDDYTKKYGQAHPNVLKELWALATLTHLRPVCVDYYGQIVKILNKDSNTCHPDAFEPLLIVVTELLTQGRFSEALHPCQTLFNTLQHPHVNPKLKDQAFVKLTYERYVHCLRMTRADIVAIHDVTVQYRKTCQSLFGVTATITVQATTTLAQICQESYAYKSEAIELYEELLKLKASQVDIDYEGIKATLDALYEEQENTLTSSTETITTAEFHKVVSIHKKRFEATRQKYGWAHQESLSQMEKLVSLYSRRNEFQTAFSLLQEATSQVLSTETSAFNLCLAAQSIASSFISSGQLQRGKAMAQEIYRELVARDIEVGSISFNFSADQNQALVFLAQLEYSLQEREAMSVSMNEIYTSLVTEYVYFEKLRTAMKSKTSSFQSTLSIVCRLHSVLLSRGRQSTATGLIEKFTHYFISAERDNVDVNFSQGRVFVTTLLEYFKSHSSRDYISSIAIASYNRVTQLLASKNYHTAFDLASVSFKYFRAHYGFSSLTAVKLAFKLGLAISSRDIKSFVEPNVRKDMLSLSATIVKGALDKFEQLKLDITQLDHVNLDRLIGLLDEQKDYSTLVRVLTSLWNARETRSTSQQQHIYTLALGRMLVITRYMIGEYVDAIRLAKDIVYNCARVHGPRHQSTVEMTVLLSQMYTSVAQGYQDQKDYRDLAYRYYKEAAVLHENALRSFVDPSYFSSSLGDTSSPGGSNASSPGEATEGEAKYVRQHLRLLKLAVERLGDWPKEYSEYENLNNDIFKAFGNELKGVEGVDKWDLKKFGCGRAEATDDLILPASEEGVVLRERLAIPA from the coding sequence ATGCCAGTAACCAACACGAGGACGATCAAGCGCTGGCTTGAGCCGGAGGACCTTGTCCTTGCCAAAGTAGTCGAGGCCACAGCCCAACTTGCCCAAGAGCGTGAAGAATCAACTTGTGTTTGGATGATGCCCTATTTAAATCGCTTTTTGAAGGGCAAGCGACAAACGCTCGCTATTTCCGGAAATCCTGCGTCGGGAAAGTCCATCCTCGCGACTGTTATCAACGATCACTTGCAACATCCCGTCGGAGACGTGAGCTACAGAACTATATTTGTGCCCATTAGTGAGTTTGCTAATGACTTGAGGATTTATCTGCTGCTAACTGTATATCCAGACAGCAGGGTTCTGGCAAACACTATGCCTCGTGCTATTGCCAAGACTATTCTATCCCAGCTTTTCGACCAGCAAATTGGAAATGTTCGCCTTTACCGCGTGCTTTCTGATACATACAGACGGTGCCAGGAGACATTTGACCCTGAAGTATACGATGACATCATCTGGGGAGTCCTCGAAAATGCACTTGAAGCTAGCCGGAAAGACGCGAAGGAGCTAGTTCTGATCGTTGACGGCGTGGATGAAGCCAACGGCGGCGAAGCAGCTTTATTGAAGAGGCTCCGACATGCTACCCATAACGCAAAGAGTACCAGGCTGATCCTGCTTACTTCTCAGCAGGAGTCCAAAACCTCTCCTCGGGAGGGACAGGACACGGTACGCATTACACCAGAGCTTATTCTCGATGATATTTCCGCAGTTGTGCGAAGCATCTTGCAGGGTAGCGACAGCTTCAACAAAGCTCCCCAAGAGCGACGTGAGATTCAAGTTACCCGGATTGCAGAGGCTTCTAATGGCTCTTTTCTGTGGGCTAAGCTTGCTTCGAAACAAATTCGTGACGAGGCCCCGTCCAACACCCAGGCTCTGGTCAAGGCGGTTGACAATCTGGTCAATAAAAAGCCCACAGTAAAAGACTTCATTAATCGCACCCTGCATTCGAATGTGACCCAAGAGGCAATCAAACTCGTTGTCTGGCTCGCCACTGCTTGTCGGCCGCTACAGGTACAAGAGTTGTCCGCGCTTCTGTCTATTCAGCAAGACAAGCAAAGGATCACAGAGCAGGACAAGGAAAGTCCACTTCATATTCTGAAGCCTGTGGCGTCGTTAGTCTTTATTCAAAATAACTTGGTGTTCCTGCGGCACGCCAAAGTCCGCGACTCAATCCTGGAGATCTTCAATCATGGCAATATCCTTCCCACGATTAAGAACAGGAACCTCGATCTGGCCCAGCGGCTGTTACTCTATGCAAAGCTTGTGGTTCCAGATGGACGTGAGCTAGCCTTGGAGCCGTTGGAATCGCGTTTCACCCGCAACCTCATCGAAAGGCACCCTTTGTTGGACTTTGCACTCCGCTACTGGATAGACCATCTGCGGACGGCAATGGGCTGCAACACAGACCGGGAAATCTCTGCAGCTGCGAAAGAAATTCGCAATATACTTCCAACCAGCACAACGCTACCTAGGCTCGAGATGGCTGTATGGGAGCGTAAAGAGACTCCGGTGCTCGTGTCTTTCCACGATACCCAGACGCGCCTCTACCAATCGATACTATCCTCCAAACAGCAAGCCACTCTTCAGACACTTTTATGTGAAGTGTCTTTCTATTGGAGTATTCATAAGGCCCCAGCTCAAGGTGATCATATCTTCTATGATGCCATCAAGATCTGTCAAGAGCTACTCTCAGCTCAACACAGTATCACCATGACGGTGGCTCAATATTTCTTGGAAATTACCACTGGACAAGTGACTACTTCGAAGACAACCACTATGGCGAGGCGAATTGAAGTACTCCACCTCCTTGTGGAGAGCTATAAGGTTGTTTATGGATCGACAAGCGATCTGTTCATTTCCACTGCCACTCAGCTTGCAGAGCATTACCACTACATCAAAGAAGAGCACAAAGCCGAGGAAATCAGAGTCTCCATTGGCGCTCGCCATCCCGGAGGTCCAAAAGATCCGATCAAGCCCCAATTGCCCGATGATTCGTTGCACATCCACCTCATCGGTCGGCCTCAGCCCACTGTGGGAGGGTCAAGCCTCGCGATAGACGAGATTGAGACGGATGTCGAGGTTAGCGAGTCGTTCGAGTTTGAATCAATGCTCAGCCAGGCAGAACAGTATGCCAACGCTGGGGACCACAAAGCAGCCGAACTTATTTACCTTGAGATCTGGCAGCGCACCAGCTGGGAATACCGACTCCACCGCTCTGTAGAGTGGGAGCTACGGAATGTGAAGATTGCTCTGGCCTATTCGAACTTCCTCATGTTGCAAAAGCGAGAGAGCGAGGTAGCAGCTATTCTCTGGGGTTTCTGGCAAGACTATGAGCAGGCTGTCTCTACTTTAGATGAGGCGGTTGTATCGCAATTCATGCAAGTTGCAAAACTCATGAAATCCGTCAGGCTGCATGCCGTGGCACTGCAAGTGCTGAATCACTGTGCTCAAAGCATCAGTCAACATAGCTCGATCTATGCGGAGCTTCACCAGGCTATACAGTCAACTTCCCAGGAAGTCATAGAGAACGAGTCAACCGTTTCTGAATCTATCCTTGAAGAGATTGTGTTTAGCACCCTTACAACAACACAATTCTCCGCGCAGGCGACAACTTCGCTTATTAACAAGTATTTGTCCCAGCGTCGATGGCATGACGCTACTCAAGCCATGAAGCGGGTTTTACGGAGTATTTGGCCAGCGTTATTCGCCCCATCTCTCCAGGATGTTATTCTCCCATCGAAGAATGTGGACTACTGTGTCCAGCTCGCTGAGCGCCTGAGTAACTGCTATCGTGCGAGGCAGCGATTagtaaaagaagagaatatTCGTCTTCGAGTCTATCGTGCTGCCCGACATGGCAGGCCCCTTGGAGATAGACTCCGTGATCGAGCCACGATAGCAATCTTGCGCTTCTATGAGCGATCATCCAAAACCGATGAGctcatcaatatccaccAAGAAGTCCTAGACGACTATACTAAGAAGTATGGGCAAGCTCATCCGAATGTGCTCAAGGAGTTGTGGGCATTGGCCACCCTTACGCATCTACGCCCGGTCTGCGTCGATTACTATGGACAGATTGTGAAGATTCTGAATAAGGATTCAAATACCTGTCACCCGGACGCCTTTGAACCGCTTCTTATTGTAGTCACAGAGCTCCTGACGCAAGGACGTTTTTCTGAGGCATTGCACCCTTGTCAGACCTTGTTCAACACATTGCAGCATCCGCATGTCAATCCCAAGCTTAAAGATCAGGCATTCGTGAAGCTTACCTATGAGCGCTATGTCCATTGCTTGCGGATGACTCGCGCTGACATTGTGGCCATTCATGATGTAACAGTTCAGTACCGCAAGACATGCCAGTCTTTATTCGGGGTAACCGCGACAATCACGGTCCAAGCCACCACCACACTGGCACAAATTTGCCAGGAAAGTTATGCATACAAGAGTGAAGCAATAGAGCTCTACGAGGAGTTGTTGAAGCTCAAAGCAAGCCAGGTGGATATCGACTATGAGGGAATTAAAGCGACACTAGATGCCTTGTACGAAGAACAGGAGAATACGCTGACCTCAAGTACTGAGACGATTACAACCGCGGAGTTTCATAAGGTGGTCTCTATTCACAAGAAGCGTTTCGAGGCCACCCGACAGAAATATGGATGGGCTCACCAGGAATCACTCTCCCAGATGGAGAAGCTCGTATCTCTCTATTCTAGACGCAATGAATTCCAGACAGCTTTCTCATTGTTGCAAGAAGCAACATCGCAAGTCCTATCGACGGAGACCTCGGCGTTCAATCTGTGTCTAGCAGCCCAGAGTATTGCTTCCAGCTTTATCAGCTCAGGTCAACTCCAACGCGGCAAAGCAATGGCACAGGAGATCTACCGAGAACTTGTGGCCAGGGATATCGAGGTCGGCTCCATCAGCTTTAACTTCTCTGCCGACCAGAATCAAGCCCTTGTTTTCCTAGCCCAGCTCGAGTATAGTCTTCAAGAGCGGGAGGCCATGTCTGTCAGCATGAACGAGATTTACACTTCACTGGTGACTGAATATGTCTATTTCGAAAAGCTCAGAACTGCGATGAAGTCGAAGACCAGCAGCTTCCAGAGCACGTTGTCCATTGTCTGCCGCCTACATAGTGTACTGCTCTCCAGAGGCCGTCAATCCACTGCCACCGGACTCATCGAGAAATTCACCCACTACTTCATATCTGCGGAGCGCGATAATGTCGATGTCAACTTTTCCCAGGGGAGGGTCTTCGTCACCACGCTTCTAGAGTACTTCAAATCCCACTCATCGCGCGATTACATCAGCTCTATCGCCATCGCCAGCTACAACCGAGTAACTCAACTCCTGGCCTCCAAGAACTACCATACTGCATTTGACTTGGCGTCGGTCTCATTCAAATACTTCCGGGCGCATTACGGCTTCTCCTCGTTGACTGCCGTCAAGCTGGCATTCAAATTAGGTCTAGCAATTTCAAGCCGAGACATCAAATCCTTTGTGGAGCCCAATGTGCGAAAGGATATGCTCAGTTTATCGGCCACCATCGTGAAGGGAGCTCTGGACAAGTTCGAGCAATTGAAGCTTGACATAACCCAGTTAGACCATGTCAACCTGGACCGGTTGATCGGGCTTCTAGACGAGCAGAAGGATTATTCCACCTTGGTCCGCGTGCTTACCTCCCTTTGGAATGCCCGCGAAACCCGCAGCACTTCGCAGCAACAGCATATCTACACCCTTGCCCTTGGCCGTATGCTTGTCATCACACGCTACATGATTGGTGAGTACGTGGATGCCATCCGTCTGGCGAAAGATATTGTGTACAACTGTGCTCGTGTCCACGGCCCCCGCCATCAAAGTACCGTCGAGATGACCGTGCTCCTGTCTCAGATGTACACGAGCGTGGCACAGGGATATCAAGACCAGAAGGACTACCGCGACTTGGCGTACCGGTACTACAAGGAGGCTGCAGTGCTGCATGAAAATGCCCTACGATCCTTCGTTGACCCGTCTTACTTCTCATCCAGCCTTGGAGACACAAGCAGCCCCGGCGGCTCGAATGCCAGCAGTCCCGGTGAGGCGACAGAAGGGGAAGCCAAGTACGTTCGTCAGCACCTACGTCTGCTCAAACTTGCTGTTGAACGCCTGGGAGACTGGCCGAAGGAGTACTCGGAATACGAGAACCTTAATAATGATATTTTCAAAGCTTTTGGAAACGAGCTGAAAGGAGTGGAAGGCGTGGATAAGTGGGACCTCAAGAAATTCGGCTGTGGTCGAGCTGAGGCGACTGATGACCTGATCCTGCCTGCCTCGGAGGAAGGTGTTGTTCTACGTGAACGCCTCGCAATTCCTGCCTAA
- a CDS encoding uncharacterized protein (predicted protein), translating to MCTRYQAYEIKDQNKIVDSTRTICYQDEHEGLYMIKDTHLLGYSWDEIWSFENDSDNDYSRVVTTTKCSRVRQGTQFDTNFKVSAGFNGLGLSLSTECGPESKTFNESETTKTETTEDTCTVKANTSVFLYQKVYHFRTDIWFRLDSFAQMWTVGNYKRPGVALVSSDVDIHANSFFQDDKSLVGKGDLDATTTRSVDEKTNIKPFEKCSDRCQDYLHERGV from the coding sequence ATGTGCACAAGGTATCAAGCCTACGAAATCAAAGACCAAAATAAAATCGTTGATTCTACCAGAACTATATGTTACCAGGACGAGCACGAAGGACTGTACATGATCAAAGATACCCACCTCCTTGGCTACTCTTGGGATGAAATTTGGTCTTTTGAGAACGACAGCGACAATGATTACTCCAGGGTTGTGACCACTACAAAATGTTCCAGAGTCAGACAGGGCACCCAATTTGACACGAACTTCAAAGTTAGTGCTGGGTTTAATGGTCTAGGTCTTTCACTTAGTACGGAGTGTGGCCCGGAAAGCAAAACTTTCAACGAGTCAGAAACAACCAAAACCGAGACAACAGAAGATACCTGCACCGTGAAAGCGAACACTTCTGTTTTCCTATACCAGAAGGTGTACCATTTTAGAACAGATATCTGGTTCCGACTGGACTCCTTCGCCCAGATGTGGACTGTTGGAAATTACAAGCGGCCTGGTGTTGCGCTAGTCAGCTctgatgttgatatccatgCCAATAGCTTTTTCCAGGATGATAAAAGCTTGGTCGGGAAGGGGGATTTGGATGCAACCACTACGCGCAGTGTGgatgaaaagacaaacaTCAAGCCATTTGAGAAATGCAGTGACCGTTGTCAAGACTATCTCCATGAAAGAGGCGTGTGA
- a CDS encoding uncharacterized protein (predicted protein), protein MVIGIAMMSAMVPTIIGLNEATKGARESEDKRRENEKKSRFHLVAACDIDADSESRRQEVHNASVYLGSDKRVWKVSRQIIVPNSCPLTPHLKLYITKHPTPSMTAFNGHFFELPDLAQGNLNGLVAISGETPPTLRWVYLDKNTYEMRWGGKQDREGHIGGPFDLTRDGDYLALNDTQRWLALRLEDTEQDATEAVAGVWRLCCDWDENNGESLSIDTPSMPIYLRRVLADS, encoded by the coding sequence ATGGTGATCGGAATTGCCATGATGTCAGCGATGGTCCCCACCATCATAGGGTTAAACGAAGCAACCAAAGGGGCACGCGAATCCGAAGATAAACGcagagagaatgaaaagaaatcgCGCTTTCATTTGGTCGCTGCATGCGATATTGACGCAGACTCGGAGAGCCGGAGGCAAGAAGTACACAATGCCAGTGTCTATTTGGGATCAGATAAAAGGGTATGGAAGGTTTCTCGTCAGATTATAGTACCGAACAGTTGCCCGCTGACTCCGCATTTGAAGTTATATATCACCAAACATCCGACGCCATCCATGACTGCATTTAATGGTCATTTCTTTGAATTGCCGGACCTTGCGCAGGGCAATCTTAATGGCCTTGTTGCAATAAGCGGGGAGACACCACCCACGCTGCGGTGGGTCTATCTAGATAAGAACACTTACGAAATGAGATGGGGAGGAAAGCAGGACAGGGAAGGTCATATTGGTGGGCCTTTTGATTTAACCCGCGACGGGGACTATCTTGCATTGAATGACACCCAGAGATGGCTAGCCTTGCGGTTAGAAGATACAGAGCAGGACGCAACGGAAGCGGTTGCAGGTGTATGGAGACTCTGTTGTGACTGGGACGAGAACAACGGCGAAAGTCTGTCGATCGATACCCCAAGTATGCCAATCTATCTGAGAAGAGTCCTAGCAGATTCTTGA
- a CDS encoding glutathione-independent formaldehyde dehydrogenase (threonine dehydrogenase and related Zn-dependent dehydrogenases) → MALTNTSAINATMRAVVWQGDAYNVAVVDLPRPTIINQTDVIVRMSRAAICGSDLHIYRGTTEGMPAPFGLGHEGFGYVSDVGSGVGSLRVGDPVIVPFTVDEGHLHTELTTGLYGAFGNGGDLGGTQVPTLNYTDPSTNDSVSLLNDYVMLSDIFGTGWASLDYAGFEAGDTVAVFGAGPVGLMAAYSAILRGASTVYSVDYIPERLQLAESIGAIPINFRDADPVEQILALEPNGVTRSIDAVGYEQVNRNLTVQSDVIIRNMLAVTSTGGGLGTVGVYTHESNNTSTAPRASTVNTHVDFSLARFFYGEFTWGAGPSKPIDLAPELLHLVTSGKARPGFIVSDVINIEDAPEAYARFERHNTTKVIISFD, encoded by the exons ATGGCGCTCACCAACACATCTGCGATCAATGCAACGATGCGAGCTGTTGTCTGGCAAGGGGACGCATATAATGTTGCTGTGGTGGACCTGCCAAGGCCTACTATCATAAACCAGACTGATGTTATCGTTCGGATGTCTAGAGCAGCTATCTGCGGATCCGACTTGCACATCTATCGAGGAACAACTGAAGGAATGCCGGCTCCATTTGGCCTCGGGCATGAAGGGTTTGGATACGTATCTGATGTGGGATCTGGGGTTGGCTCACTCAGGGTTGGCGATCCAGTAATCGTTCCTTTCACCGTTGATGAAGGCCATCTGCATACTGAGCTCACTACGGGGCTGTACGGCGCGTTCGGGAATGGAGGTGACCTGGGTGGCACGCAGG TTCCAACCCTCAACTACACCGATCCAAGCACCAATGACTCCGTTTCGCTGCTGAATGATTATGTTATGCTATCCGATATCTTTGGCACTGGCTGGGCATCCCTCGACTACGCTGGGTTCGAAGCAGGTGACACGGTCGCTGTCTTTGGGGCCGGCCCTGTTGGACTGATGGCTGCATACTCGGCCATCTTGCGAGGTGCATCTACTGTCTACAGTGTTGACTACATTCCTGAGCGACTGCAGCTTGCTGAATCCATCGGAGCTATCCCTATCAATTTCCGCGATGCCGACCCGGTCGAGCAAATACTAGCATTGGAACCGAACGGTGTGACTCGGAGTATCGACGCCGTCGGATATGAGCAGGTGAACAGAAACCTGACTGTACAATCGGATGTCATTATCCGTAACATGCTGGCTGTCACATCGACCGGGGGCGGGTTGGGCACAGTGGGAGTTTATACGCATGAGTCCAACAATACCTCAACTGCACCTCGCGCCTCGACTGTCAATACTCATGTTGATTTCTCACTTGCACGATTCTTCTATGGAGAGTTCACTTGGGGGGCTGGACCCTCGAAGCCTATTGATCTTGCGCCTGAGCTTCTGCATCTTGTCACGTCCGGCAAAGCAAGGCCTGGGTTTATAGTGAGCGACGTCATTAACATTGAGGATGCTCCGGAGGCATACGCCAGATTTGAGAGACACAATACTACTAAAGTCATCATCTCGTTTGACTAG
- a CDS encoding uncharacterized protein (predicted protein): MYCFKSSTIFAVLSLLSQALSSSSQEPLGIKDFHTPEPTAKWVHPGVLVSQPQLDFIRLKLAAEEEPWTGAYKAMLGSRLLSPLLEPTPFTNVVCGPFSKPNIGCTNETHDALAAYGNALAWAISGIETYALQSMRFMDAWSQTLQSHNCSNAPLQSGWAGSVWPRAGEIIRHATVGGQNAPWPPASIARFESMLRDVYLPLTARGSDYDSNWELVMIEASMGISIFIDDKSNYNKAMELFAERAPATIYLTSDGSYPKTVHCPNCSKHEIETYWRQSVFQLNGQAQETCRDLEHTGYGLASISHIAETSRIQGEDMFTTDIGRRLMYALELHTDFEDGRAAPCWLCNGTLEGVLSPITEVGYNALHTRLGYDMPKTGKYTIKNRPVAHNGLFVGFETLTHASNPR, translated from the exons ATGTATTGCTTCAAATCCAGTACCATATTCGCAGTGCTATCTTTGCTCTCTCAGGCCCTATCATCGAGTAGTCAGGAGCCTCTGGGCATAAAAGATTTTCATACTCCGGAGCCAACAGCCAAATGGGTTCATCCTGGTGTCTTGGTTAGTCAGCCACAACTTGATTTCATTCGGTTAAAATtagcagcagaagaagagccaTGGACTGGTGCATACAAGGCCATGCTCGGGAGCAggcttctttcccctttgctCGAGCCTACTCCTTTTACAAATGTTGTGTGTGGGCCGTTCTCAAAACCTAACATTGGCTGTACAAACGAAACGCACGATGCTCTAGCAGCATATGGAAATGCTCTTGCTTGGGCTATCAGCGGCATAGAGACCTATGCTCTTCAATCCATGAGATTCATGGATGCATGGTCGCAGACTCTTCAGAGCCATAACTGTTCAAATGCGCCTTTACAGTCAGGTTGGGCTGGCTCAGTATGGCCGCGTGCTGGGGAGATAATTCGGCATGCAACAGTAGGCGGTCAAAATGCACCTTGGCCACCAGCTAGCATTGCACGATTTGAGTCTATGCTGCGCGATGTTTATCTCCCACTCACTGCCAGAGGCTCTGATTATGATTCGAACTGGGAACTTG TTATGATTGAGGCCTCCATGGGGATCTCTATCTTTATAGATGACAAGTCAAACTACAACAAAGCGATGGAATTGTTTGCAGAGCGTGCTCCAGCCACGATCTATCTTACATCGGACGGCTCATATCCCAAAACTGTTCATTGTCCAAATTGCAGCAAACACGAGATTGAAACCTACTGGAGACAGTCGGTATTCCAGTTGAATGGTCAAGCCCAGGAGACATGCCGCGACCTCGAACATACAGGCTATGGGCTCGCATCTATCTCACACATTGCAGAAACATCCCGGATTCAAGGTGAAGACATGTTCACTACAGATATTGGGCGCCGTCTAATGTATGCTCTTGAGCTTCACACCGATTTCGAGGACGGTAGAGCAGCACCGTGCTGGTTGTGTAATGGAACTCTAGAGGGTGTTTTGAGTCCTATCACCGAGGTTGGATACAATGCTCTGCATACCCGGTTGGGATATGACATGCCAAAAACAGGAAAGTATACGATAAAGAATAGGCCGGTCGCTCATAATGGCTTATTTGTTGGATTTGAAACTTTGACTCACGCATCAAACCCGAGATGA
- a CDS encoding uncharacterized protein (predicted protein) produces the protein MEELTRSLVNDVEVLNNHFVSTGHPLPSFDRHTPTVVLPNDASPDAHAARERILDNALRLFQLAAGPSAYLLNLQTGYQYASCVRWLCHFQIFHLVPLEGSIAYADLAVLAKAPEPQLISVVRMAMTNGLFLESPPQHLAHSATSALLRNDADFHDWAVTMSDLSFPTAFAMVEAHERWPNSVEGNQTAYNIAVGSELPFFSHLAEQSDRKRQFAGFMRSMARSQGTDVEKLAEGWDWAALGQACVVDVGGSTGHTSVALARKYPDLNFVVEDLPEVVAEGPGYLSYLDDAQDLKSRIGYRAHSFFDPQPVQDADVYMLRMILHNWSFDDCVRILSRLVQTLKPGARIIIVDIVLPDPGVVSASKERLLRVQDLIMQQVFNSMERYLENWMDIFRKVDERLEVKRIVEPPGSLMSLIELSMAA, from the exons ATGGAAGAACTGACCCGAAGTCTGGTGAACGACGTCGAGGTACTGAACAACCACTTTGTTTCCACTGGCCATCCCCTCCCTTCATTTGATCGTCATACACCTACAGTTGTACTGCCTAATGACGCCTCGCCGGATGCTCATGCTGCAAGAGAGCGAATCCTGGACAATGCCTTGCGCCTCTTCCAACTTGCCGCAGGCCCGAGTGCGTATCTGTTGAACTTGCAGACGGGG TATCAGTATGCATCATGCGTACGATGGCTATGTCACTTTCAAATTTTTCACCTAGTGCCTTTAGAGGGCTCCATTGCTTACGCTGACCTTGCCGTCCTTGCCAAGGCACCTGAGCCTCAGCTCATAAGTGTTGTCCGTATGGCTATGACGAATGGTCTTTTCCTCGAAAGCCCACCGCAGCATCTGGCACACTCCGCCACATCTGCTTTACTGCGCAATGATGCCGATTTTCATGATTGGGCCGTCACCATGAGTGACCTATCCTTTCCTACCGCCTTTGCAATGGTGGAAGCACATGAACGGTGGCCGAATAGTGTCGAAGGGAACCAGACGGCGTATAATATTGCCGTTGGTAGTGAATTGCCCTTCTTCAGCCATTTGGCCGAACAGTCAGACCGAAAACGGCAATTTGCCGGCTTTATGCGCAGCATGGCGCGCAGCCAAGGAACAGATGTTGAGAAACTCGCGGAAGGATGGGACTGGGCCGCTCTTGGGCAAGCTTGTGTAGTCGAT GTGGGTGGGTCCACTGGCCATACTTCGGTTGCGCTGGCCCGCAAATATCCTGACTTGAACTTCGTCGTCGAGGACTTGCCTGAGGTAGTGGCTGAGGGGCCTGGATATCTCTCCTACCTGGACGATGCACAGGACCTGAAGTCGCGTATTGGTTATCGAGCACACAGCTTCTTTGATCCACAGCCCGTGCAAGATGCTGATGTGTACATGCTGCGGATGATACTACACAATTGGTCGTTCGATGACTGTGTGCGGATACTGTCGCGTCTTGTCCAGACTTTGAAGCCTGGTGCACGTATCATCATTGTCGACATTGTGTTGCCGGATCCCGGCGTGGTTTCAGCATCCAAGGAAAGGTTGTTGCGCGTCCAAGACCTGATAATGCAGCAGGTGTTCAACAGCATGGAAAGATATCTTGAGAATTGGATGGACATCTTTAGAAAGGTCGATGAACGGCTTGAAGTGAAGAGAATTGTGGAGCCTCCTGGAAGTTTAATGTCACTGATTGAGTTAAGCATGGCTGCATAG